In Janthinobacterium sp. 67, a genomic segment contains:
- a CDS encoding Lrp/AsnC ligand binding domain-containing protein, which translates to MLDKISKKILMELQSDGRISNVELAARVNLSPAACLERVRKLHESGYIMGYTAQLNPQLLDVSLLVFIEVVLDRTTPEVFDAFKHSVQIIPEVLECHMVAGGFDYLVKARVKDMAAYREFLGKTLLQKGVRETHTYAVMEEVKNTTKLPIK; encoded by the coding sequence ATGCTGGACAAGATCAGTAAGAAAATCTTGATGGAATTGCAGAGCGATGGACGCATCAGCAATGTGGAGCTGGCCGCGCGCGTGAACCTGTCGCCGGCGGCCTGTCTGGAGCGCGTGCGCAAGTTGCACGAATCCGGTTACATCATGGGCTATACGGCCCAGTTGAACCCGCAGCTGCTCGACGTATCGTTGCTGGTGTTCATCGAAGTGGTGCTCGATCGCACGACACCGGAAGTGTTCGACGCCTTCAAGCATAGCGTACAAATCATTCCAGAGGTACTGGAATGTCATATGGTTGCCGGCGGTTTCGATTACCTGGTCAAGGCGCGCGTCAAGGATATGGCCGCCTACCGCGAATTCCTGGGCAAGACCTTGCTGCAGAAAGGTGTGCGGGAAACCCACACTTATGCTGTCATGGAAGAGGTCAAAAACACCACCAAATTGCCAATTAAGTGA
- the putA gene encoding trifunctional transcriptional regulator/proline dehydrogenase/L-glutamate gamma-semialdehyde dehydrogenase, which yields MHPAGPSAFTPIPFAAFQAEILPEATPQRAAITAAYRRDEVSAVQWLLQQVRPSSTETTAEGQALAHRLVSNVRQKRTRASGVDALMHEFSLSSEEGVALMCLAEALLRIPDSQTADRLIADKISKGDWKKHLGESPSLFVNAATWGLLITGKLVSTSSESGLGSAMTKLIAKGGEPLIRKGVDLAMRMLGNQFVTGQTIEEALKNSRENETRGYRYSYDMLGEAALTQQDAANYYASYETAIHAIGKASNGRGIRNGPGISVKLSALHARYSRAQRTRVMEELLPKVKALLLLAKQYNIGFNIDAEETDRLELSLDLMEALAFDADLAGFDGIGYVVQAYQKRCPFAIDFLIDLAHRSGRKFMVRLVKGAYWDAEIKRAQVDGQEGYPVYTRKVYTDVSYLVCAQKLLAASSLIYPQFATHNAQTLSTIYTWAKRDGITDYEFQCLHGMGETLYDQVVGPDKLNKPCRIYAPVGSHETLLAYLVRRLLENGANSSFVNQIVDESVAIDSLIRDPLEQARLQGGLPHPSIPLPLDMFGSERKNSAGLDLSNEDTLRTLATGLAQQQTWQAAPLIDGAVSLNTPMQIIHNPAQHDDVVGKVMEAGPADVETALASASAYAMDWQTTEPSVRAQALQRAADLFEEHHIELMALAVREAGKSLPNAIAEIREAVDFLRYYAAQVEHAPNTLALGPVTCISPWNFPLAIFTGQLAAALAAGNVVLAKPAEQTPLIAHRAVQLLHMAGVPRGALQFLPGSGEVVGAGLCNDARVRGVIFTGSTEVAQLINRNLAARAVAEGIDIPLIAETGGQNALIVDSSALPEQVVQDVMSSAFDSAGQRCSALRVLFLQAEIADKTIHMLKGAMQELRVGNPDRLATDIGPVIDAEAQGNLLAHINKMKTVALDHYSLDLPTVKGTFVAPTVLEIKSLEQLTQEVFGPVLHVIRYKRSELPQLVQSINDSGYGLTLGIHTRIDETIAFITKRAHVGNIYVNRNIVGAVVGVQPFGGEGKSGTGPKAGGPLYLKRLQRNAPAGAQHQRQAPPALDALTVWAKMHGHDKVEQLAQEYARTTLLGSTTVLPGPTGERNTLSFASRGTILCAAATSGTLMNQLAAVLATGNQALVLAQAPDLIPGDLPAALKDRIQIITSLESVKHDFQIAMIEPGLDVQLKPLLAARDGALVATIATTQDGAIPLWRLVAERALCVNTTAAGGNASLMMLSV from the coding sequence ATGCACCCTGCAGGCCCCTCGGCTTTTACCCCGATTCCTTTTGCTGCGTTCCAGGCAGAAATCCTGCCCGAAGCGACTCCACAACGCGCCGCCATCACCGCCGCCTATAGGCGCGACGAGGTTTCCGCGGTGCAGTGGCTGTTGCAACAAGTGCGCCCCAGCAGCACCGAAACGACGGCCGAAGGACAAGCGCTGGCGCACCGCCTGGTCTCGAACGTGCGCCAAAAACGCACACGCGCGTCCGGCGTCGATGCACTGATGCACGAGTTCTCACTATCGTCGGAAGAGGGTGTTGCATTAATGTGTCTGGCTGAAGCGCTGTTGCGTATACCCGACAGTCAGACGGCCGACCGTTTGATCGCCGACAAAATCAGCAAGGGCGACTGGAAGAAACACCTGGGCGAATCGCCATCGCTGTTCGTCAACGCGGCCACCTGGGGCTTGCTGATTACGGGCAAACTGGTCAGTACCAGCAGCGAATCGGGCCTCGGTTCGGCCATGACCAAGCTCATCGCCAAAGGCGGCGAACCGCTGATCCGCAAGGGCGTCGACCTGGCCATGCGCATGCTGGGCAACCAGTTTGTTACAGGTCAAACCATCGAAGAAGCGTTGAAAAACAGCCGCGAGAATGAAACGCGCGGCTACCGTTACTCGTACGACATGCTGGGCGAGGCGGCCCTGACGCAGCAGGACGCGGCCAACTACTACGCCTCGTACGAAACGGCGATCCACGCGATCGGCAAGGCATCGAACGGCCGCGGCATCCGCAACGGTCCCGGCATTTCCGTGAAACTGTCGGCCCTGCACGCGCGCTACAGCCGCGCCCAGCGCACCCGCGTCATGGAAGAATTGCTGCCGAAAGTCAAAGCGCTGCTGTTGCTGGCCAAACAGTACAACATCGGCTTCAACATCGATGCGGAAGAAACGGACCGCCTGGAACTGTCGCTCGATTTGATGGAAGCATTGGCCTTTGATGCGGATCTGGCCGGCTTCGACGGCATCGGCTACGTGGTGCAGGCGTATCAAAAACGCTGCCCGTTCGCCATCGATTTCCTGATCGACCTGGCGCACCGCAGCGGCCGCAAGTTCATGGTGCGCCTGGTCAAGGGCGCGTATTGGGATGCGGAAATCAAACGCGCCCAAGTCGATGGCCAGGAAGGCTATCCCGTCTACACGCGCAAGGTCTACACGGACGTCTCTTACCTCGTGTGCGCGCAAAAACTGCTGGCAGCGAGCAGCCTGATCTATCCACAATTTGCCACGCACAACGCGCAAACCCTGTCGACCATTTATACCTGGGCGAAACGCGACGGCATCACCGATTACGAATTCCAGTGCCTGCACGGCATGGGCGAGACCCTGTACGACCAGGTCGTCGGTCCTGACAAACTGAATAAGCCGTGCCGCATCTACGCGCCCGTCGGCTCGCATGAAACCCTGCTGGCCTACCTGGTGCGCCGCCTGCTGGAAAACGGCGCCAACTCGTCGTTCGTCAATCAGATCGTCGACGAAAGCGTGGCCATCGATAGCCTGATCCGCGATCCACTCGAGCAGGCGCGCCTGCAGGGCGGCTTGCCGCACCCGTCGATTCCGCTGCCGCTGGACATGTTTGGCAGCGAACGCAAGAACTCGGCCGGCCTGGACCTGTCGAATGAAGACACCTTGCGCACCCTGGCCACGGGCCTGGCGCAGCAGCAGACCTGGCAGGCGGCGCCGCTGATCGATGGCGCCGTCAGCCTGAATACGCCCATGCAAATCATCCACAATCCGGCCCAGCACGACGATGTCGTGGGCAAGGTCATGGAAGCGGGCCCGGCCGACGTGGAAACGGCGCTGGCCAGCGCCAGCGCGTATGCCATGGATTGGCAAACCACGGAACCGTCGGTCCGCGCGCAAGCCTTGCAGCGCGCCGCCGACCTGTTCGAGGAACACCACATCGAGCTGATGGCCCTGGCCGTGCGCGAAGCGGGCAAGTCCCTGCCGAACGCGATCGCGGAAATCCGCGAAGCCGTCGACTTCCTGCGCTACTACGCGGCGCAGGTGGAACACGCGCCAAATACCCTGGCGCTCGGTCCCGTCACCTGCATCAGCCCGTGGAACTTCCCGCTGGCCATCTTTACGGGCCAGCTGGCCGCCGCCCTGGCAGCAGGCAACGTGGTACTGGCCAAGCCTGCCGAGCAGACGCCGCTGATCGCCCACCGCGCCGTGCAATTGCTGCACATGGCGGGCGTGCCGCGCGGTGCGCTGCAATTTTTGCCCGGCAGCGGAGAAGTCGTTGGCGCCGGCCTGTGCAATGACGCGCGCGTCAGAGGCGTGATTTTCACGGGCTCGACGGAAGTGGCGCAATTGATCAACCGCAACCTGGCCGCGCGCGCCGTGGCTGAGGGCATCGATATTCCCCTGATCGCCGAAACGGGTGGCCAGAATGCCCTGATCGTCGATTCGTCCGCCTTGCCGGAGCAAGTGGTGCAGGACGTGATGTCGTCCGCTTTCGACAGCGCCGGCCAGCGCTGCTCGGCCTTGCGCGTGCTGTTCCTGCAAGCGGAAATCGCCGACAAGACCATCCACATGCTCAAGGGCGCCATGCAGGAATTGCGCGTGGGTAATCCTGACCGCCTGGCCACCGATATCGGTCCCGTCATCGATGCGGAAGCGCAAGGTAACTTGCTAGCCCACATCAACAAGATGAAGACCGTGGCCCTCGACCATTATTCGCTCGATTTGCCGACCGTCAAAGGCACGTTTGTCGCCCCGACCGTGCTGGAAATCAAGTCGCTGGAACAATTGACGCAGGAAGTCTTCGGCCCCGTGCTGCACGTGATCCGCTACAAGCGCTCCGAACTGCCGCAACTGGTGCAATCGATCAACGACAGCGGTTACGGTCTGACTCTGGGCATCCATACGCGCATCGATGAAACCATAGCTTTCATCACCAAGCGCGCGCATGTGGGCAATATTTATGTGAACCGCAACATCGTTGGCGCCGTTGTCGGCGTGCAGCCGTTCGGCGGCGAAGGCAAATCCGGAACCGGCCCCAAGGCGGGCGGCCCCCTGTACCTGAAGCGCCTGCAGCGCAATGCGCCGGCCGGCGCGCAGCACCAGCGCCAGGCGCCGCCAGCGCTCGACGCGCTGACCGTGTGGGCAAAGATGCATGGCCACGACAAGGTAGAGCAACTGGCGCAGGAATACGCGCGCACGACCTTGCTGGGCAGCACCACCGTCTTGCCAGGCCCGACCGGCGAACGCAATACCCTGAGCTTTGCCTCGCGCGGCACGATTTTGTGCGCAGCGGCGACCTCGGGAACGCTGATGAACCAGCTGGCGGCCGTCCTGGCCACCGGTAACCAGGCCCTCGTGCTGGCGCAGGCACCGGATCTGATCCCGGGCGACTTGCCGGCCGCGCTGAAGGACCGCATCCAGATCATTACGAGTCTGGAGTCGGTCAAGCATGATTTCCAGATCGCCATGATCGAGCCTGGCCTCGATGTGCAGCTCAAACCGCTGCTGGCGGCACGGGACGGGGCCTTGGTGGCCACGATTGCGACCACGCAGGACGGGGCCATCCCCCTGTGGCGTCTGGTTGCTGAGCGGGCGCTGTGCGTGAATACGACGGCGGCAGGCGGTAACGCGAGTTTAATGATGCTCAGTGTCTAA
- a CDS encoding 5'-methylthioadenosine/adenosylhomocysteine nucleosidase, with product MNSHKKMRLGIISALHEEQQGLVEAMQGPQRRSHGMRDYTLGTLWNIDAVCVLSRLGKVAAAMTASILVEKYGVTHIVFTGVAGSGDKRVKVGDIVVAEALLQHDMDARPLFPRFEVPLTGLQRFATDLELSTQLAGAAEDFLRDDVSSVLKAADIAAFGLQHARVHRGLIASGDQFINSAAHLHQLKVDIPDLLAVEMEGAAVAQVCFELGVPFTVMRTISDNANEEAAVDFMRFVQTVASPYALTVIQQLCQRLAG from the coding sequence ATGAATTCACACAAAAAAATGCGTTTAGGCATCATCAGTGCCTTGCACGAAGAACAGCAAGGGCTGGTAGAAGCCATGCAGGGCCCCCAGAGGCGTTCGCACGGCATGCGCGACTACACCCTGGGAACCCTGTGGAATATCGACGCTGTGTGCGTCCTGTCGCGTCTGGGCAAGGTTGCCGCTGCCATGACAGCTTCTATCCTTGTGGAAAAGTACGGAGTTACCCACATCGTCTTCACCGGCGTAGCCGGCAGTGGGGATAAGCGCGTGAAAGTCGGCGATATCGTCGTGGCCGAAGCGCTGTTGCAGCACGATATGGACGCGCGCCCCCTGTTTCCCCGCTTCGAAGTGCCTCTGACGGGCTTGCAGCGCTTTGCCACGGACCTGGAACTGAGCACGCAGCTGGCTGGCGCCGCGGAAGATTTCCTGCGTGACGATGTGTCGAGCGTGCTCAAGGCGGCAGATATCGCGGCATTTGGCTTGCAGCATGCGCGAGTGCACCGCGGCCTGATCGCCAGCGGCGACCAGTTCATCAACAGCGCCGCGCATCTGCACCAGCTGAAAGTTGATATCCCCGACCTGCTGGCCGTCGAAATGGAAGGCGCTGCCGTGGCGCAAGTGTGTTTTGAACTGGGCGTGCCGTTTACGGTCATGCGCACCATTTCCGACAATGCCAACGAAGAGGCGGCCGTCGACTTCATGCGCTTCGTGCAAACCGTCGCCTCGCCGTACGCGTTGACGGTGATCCAGCAATTGTGCCAGCGCCTGGCTGGCTGA